In the Silene latifolia isolate original U9 population chromosome 1, ASM4854445v1, whole genome shotgun sequence genome, AAAAGAAGATGTAAAATCAGAATTAGCACAAGAAATAGCCAAAAAAGGAGATGAAATACCAGAAAGATTCATACTAAAATACCCAGAAATCATAACTCCTGCAATTGATGCACAATCTAATTTATGGGAAAATGATTTGTTAATTGATTACTCTTTGCTTTCCTCAGGTCATCAAACTGAACTTTTAAAGTTTAGTTCTGCTCTTAAGGAATGGGGTTGCTTTCAGGTTAAATTTGAATCtatttagttaatttttgtatctCGATTTCTCTTATTGCATTACTAGTTCACCCGCTAAACATTTAAGTCCTTGTGACTATAAATACATGTGTCATTACAATAAGGTTGCATTCACTTACCCCTCACAAAAAATATACACGAGTCATAACAGTAAGACTGCATACGTCAGACCCCCTTACCCGGCCATAGTCGAGTTATTTAACCATACTGCATACATCCGAACTCCTTACTTTGGTATTTTGTTTGGGATTAGAGTGTGTTATTCGATGTTTTGTTTGGTTTTATAAGTGTCTTGATGAACTGTTAACTAAACAGGTCATAAATCATGGCATGACAAACCGAATAGTTTACATCGCAACTTAGTTTGAGTAGTTGGATGTCGAGTAGTTTAGCAGTTTTCCGTGTCCGCCCATTTGAAAATGGGTAATATGTAACTGAATTGTTTATAgaatttcttttatttatatcAGTTTatcattgtcaaaaaaaaaaacaggtcaTAAATCATGGCATGACAAACTTATACCTGGATGACTTGTTGAAAATTACGAAGCAATTTTTCAGCCTGCCTTTGGAGGAGAAATTAAAATCCTCAACAGCTGATGATGTCTTCAATGGATATCGGATCATGGTGCCTTGCCCGGTACCAAGTCTTTGAACTGGAGTGATCGCATGTTTCTTACTGTTTATCCAGAGGATCAGCGTAAGCTTCAACTTTGGCCTGAGAACCCGCTTGGAATCAGGTATAACAGATATGACTGACTTACAACATAATAAAATGGTTTTGTATACTGACAGTGTAGTTTTCTTTGCAACATTACTGTGATTTTGTAGAGAAATTTTACATGACTTCTCTGTGAGGCAAAAAATGATGTTGGACGGTTTCCTAAAAGCCATGGCACAGTCTCTCGACCTAGAGGAAAACAGTTTTTCAAAACAACATGGTGATAAAGGAGCTATAATATCAACACGACTCGGCCTCTATCCACGTTGTCCATCCCCTGATCGAGTATATGGTATGCACCCGCATTCTGATAATTGCACACTCACATTAATCTTACAGGACAATGATGTGCCCGAAGGGCTTCATATTCAGAAGGATGATCAGTGGTTTAACGTTGCTGTTATTCCTGGTGCATTGTTTGTCTTTAATGGTGATTTTGGAGAggtaagaattttttttttttttttttatgacgagggggttAAATCCcacgggcccatgcattcccgcacccattgttgtcagaatcccgattcgatcctatgattctaagattttacgatccaaaaatgcttgaccgatcccggatcctatgattctatcatgtttgtagaatcttacgatcctatctatttgaaattttctagaggtaggatcataatacgattTTACGaacttacgatcctacgattcgactccatagtaaacatattagaatatatttttatataatgacatcgtaaaatctaaatttcatgtaagttctagaaacatgttcatgaaatgatattaaACTCATTAAATATCAATATTTTGTGTATAATTAAGTGTTTTGatcttcaattatatatttttaccaaataaaaaactatatttagtgaatttgtagaatcttacgattctacgatccgattctaccaattcgatcctaccctccccaccgattcaaagtagaatcccgatcctaacaacattgcccgcaccaccacatggaccatgtaagccacccccttcgggggttgcagtggccaagtgatcatcgcccatGTGGTAGTCGAAcgcgggacctctcaactcctacaTTTCTTCATTATAGGTCATCCGAAAGTCCAAAACAATCAGTTCAGGGTTTTTACTGAAGGTGGAATGCATAGGGTaatgttaatgtaatttcatGCAAACAATTATTTTGATGAAATTCATACCTCTAACTAAGTgatgttagtccagtggtagccgagTTAAACCTTGAAGTTTATTCTcggcaacaacaacattaccccaatgcCCCAACAGCTCCAGCTAATTAATTAAGTTGGCGTAAGACGTGGACCTCTATGACCGAGTTAAGTGGTTTTACAGGTAATGAGCAATGGGATATTCAAGAGTCCAATGCACAGGGTGGTAACTAACTCGGAGAAGGACAGGGTTTCACTAGCTTCATTCTGTACTCCAGACCCCGAAAATGAGGTGGAACCAATTCCCCAACTAGTTACCACAAATCAGCCCAAGATGTACAAGAAAACATACAAAAAGGTCTTCATTGAGTCTTATCCTGATGACAAGAGAGCTCTCGACGCCCTCACAATTTAGCCTTGTGTTCACCTGTAGCCAAGGCTACTAAAATAATGTCTTACAGAAATTGTTTTCGAGTGTCAATCGTGGTTTGTGTAACCGTAGAGTTTTTTTTATACAACTGAAATAAACTTGATCAATAGCTACTTACTCCTACTAACTAATCAAATTGCACAATAAACCAAATTTCCCTTAATTTCGAGTTGTAGTCCAACTAAAGTAAGATTTGGTTCTAATCGGTTGAGTAATGAGAACGAGGAATACGAATTTGGGAGGAGCAACGGCCTGCAATCCCCGTATTGACAATGTTGATGAGTTCAATTATTTCAAATtaagcaccaaaaaaaaaaaaaaaaaatttcaaattagTTAAACTAATGCAGTTTACCTTCATTTTGAAAAGGGTGGAAGATTTTCATATATAATTCCTAGGAGTTATTTTATTAGGCTTATTTAAGTAAAAGTTAAACAAATAATTGATGTTATAAAATAAATTAGGAGATAAATATTGTTTAATAGTAAAAATAGATAGTGAACAATAATTAATTAGGAAATAAATATTCTCCAATAGATTATTGCTTAGGCGGGAAATTTAAGCGGGAGAATTTGGAGATGtgttaatcttttagtatataggggaaTTTAAGCGGGAGAATTTGGAGAATTTAAGCGGGAGATTGTTCCAAAAACGACGACATTGATTCTAAATTTCATAAAGTTTCGAGAGTTCGCATTCCGATCCTGTCGTCACTAAACAAAAATTAGAGTAACCAAGAAAAATACTTAATCACACCTTATTATTCTCAAACTGAACAAAAAATTATGCAATATACTGTAAGTACCATAATCTCACCAAGTAGATGACCTTACAATAGGAGCGTCGACGTCTCGACGATGCCTTGAACGTTGTCCAGTTGACATACAAAATCTGGTAATGTTGCATCCATTGATGATGAGCTCATCTTTGCTTTCCAGTATCAAGCTTTTCCCACCAAATTATTTGTGCACACGAAAGTTGTAATAATACTTGTAAAGTTTTGTACTACGTATAGACTATAGTACCTAAGTAAAGTTCTGGATTCGAGTCTGGGATCTATTGTCGGTAAAATCTCGTTTTAAATCGGTAGGTTAGATATGACTTATCGACTTATTTGGTTGGACACTTGGACCCTTGTACACTCATCTGTGGTCATCGGGCCAGCTTGGTGCGAGTCGGGTCATAAGCGCGACGACCTGAGCTAGTTATAGGGACGAGGCGATCGGGCCATGCTCACTCAAATGAGGCCCTAAGCCCAACCCGTAACCATGAATATTGATTGTTTTTTAATCTCGATCGAGCTAGAGTCGAGGAGTCTGGCTCAGGCTCGGCCCAGGTCTAGATCGGGTTTTTGGATTAAATGGTGGATCAGGCATGAGTTTAGAGCGGGTATGGATTTGAAAAGGTATAGCAGATCGAATATGCATGAATTTTGATATGGATTGAATTTGGATATGGATTGTTGATCTAATAAGTAAGTAGATTGGATTGGATCTCGCAAAACTGATCTAATAAGCAAGTAGATCGATTTGGATCTCGCAAAATCCGATCTAATAAATAAGTAGATCGAATTGGATCTCACAAAATCCGATCTAATAAATAAGTAGATCGGAGTGGATTTTGCAAAATCTGATCCAACCCGATCACTTACCATTCATAGTAGACCCAAATGAGTATATAAGTGGCACATAATATACTCATTTTTAATCAtcatagttaattaaaataaaccaaactctaactaatcttacttaaaaccATAATGACAACTAATACACTAGTAAAAGAAGATGTAGGATCAAAATTAGCACAAGAAATAGCAAAAAAAGGAGATGAAATACCAGAAAGATTCATACTAAAATATCCAGAAATCATAATTCCTGCAATTGATGCACCATCGAATTTATGGGAAAATGATTTGTTAATTGATTACTCTTTGCTTTCCTCAAGTCATCGAACTGAACTTTTAAAGTTTAGTTCTGCTCTTAAGGAATGGGGTTGCTTTCAGGTTAAATTTGAATCtatttagttaatttttgtatctCAGTTTCTTTTATTGCATTACTAGTTCACCCGCTAAACATTTAAGTCATCGTGACTATAAATACATGTGTCATTACAATAAGGTTGCATTCATTTACCCCTCACAGAAAATATACATGAGTCATAATAGTGAGACTGGATACGTCAGACCCTCTTACCCGACCATAGTCAAGTTATTTAACCATGCTGCATACATCCAAACTCCTTTGATATTTTGTTTGGGATTAGTGTGTGTTATTCGatgttttgtttggttttgtaAATCTCTTGATACTGGTAGGATGAACTGTTAACTTAACAGGTCATAAATCATGGCATGACAAACTTATACCTCGATGACTTGGTGAAAATTACGAAGCAATTTTTCAGCCTGCCTCTGGAGGAGAAATTAAAATCCTCAACAGCTGGTGATTTCTTCAATGGATATGGCCTTGCGGGTGCCACTCCCGGTACCAAGTCTTTGAACTGGAGTGATCGCATGTTTCTTACTGTTTATCCAGAGGATCAACGTAAGCTTCAACTTTGGCCTGAGAACCCGCTTGGAATCAGGTATGCAGTGTAAACCTGAGATAGGACTTACTTAAAAGTTCAGTTCTTATGTGCTGTGTATATTCTGAAACCGTCTCTTTGGGTGATTGTGAATTTGTGATCAATAGAAAAGACATGAATTTTAAGTATATTTTCTTTGTGATCAACTATACAAGTTATTGAATCTTATGTGATGTTTACGGATGTGTGAAATACATACCTGCAACGGTTTATGCTTTGTAGGCTACGGCCAAAATCCAGCAAAATACTGACAGTGTAGTTTTTTCTGCAACATTACTGTGATTTTGTAGAGAAATTTTACATGACTTCTCCGTGAGACAAAAAATGATGTTGGACGGTTTCCTAAAAGCCATGGCACAGTCTCTGGACTTAGAGGAAAACAATTTTTCTGAACAGCATGGTGATCAAGGAGCAATAATATCAACACGACTCGGCCTCTATCCACGTTGTCCATGCCCTGATCGAGTATACGGTATACACCCGCATTCTGATAGATCCACACTCACAATAATCTTGCAGGACAATGATATGCCCGAAGGACTTCATATTCAGAAGGATGATCAGTGGTTCAAGGTTCCTGTTATTCCTGGTGCATTCTTTGTCAATATTGGTGATTTTGCAGAGGTAGGAATTTCATCAAAATACAAACTGATTGTTTCGGATGATCCACAATGAAAATTGGGTTGAGAATTGCATCAATCCAAATAATAGTTTATTCTCAGCAATAACAACATTACCCTAATGCCTCAACGGCTCCAACTAAGGACTTAGCTATGGTAAATTAGTGTACGACGTGGACCTCTATGACTGAGTTGGTTTTGCAGGTAATGAGTAATGGGATATTCAAGAGTGCAGTGCACAGAGTGGTTACTAACTCGGAGAAGGAGAGGGTCTCACTAGCTGCATTCTGTTCTCCAGACCCTGAAAATCAGGCGGAACCAATTCCCCAACTTGTTACCACTAATCAGCCCAAGATGCACAAAAAAACATACAAACAGCTCTTCGTTGAGCCTTATCCTCATGGCAAGAGAGCTATCGACGCCCTCAGAATTTAGTCTTGTGTTCACCTGTCGCCAATGCTACTAAAATAATGTCTTAAAGAGTTTGGGTTCAAGTGTCAGTCGTGGTTTGTGTAAGCGCAGagttttttaataagttaataataGATTGGCTCAATATCTTTTATACAAGTCTGAGTAGATTATTCTCAAACTGAACAacaaagaattatgcaatataaTTAAGTACCAAATCTCACAAGTAGATGACCTTACAAGTATAGGAGCAGTTGAGCATCCTTCATCGTTACGAACACAATGGCTATGACCACATGACCTGTAACTCTGTAAGTGCATATCAACTCTACCTTCCCAAACATTTTTCCCTTTTCACAACAATGACCAAACGTACGATACAACAAAGAAAAAAGTACTTCGTATTTGCAAAACATAAACCTTGATTTCCGAGGAAACTCAGTACCCCCTTGTTATGCGACGATGATTATGAGGACGATGAGGAGGATTATCCCAAATATCACCAACAGTAAGCATGTCTGCATTCAATTGACAATTATCAGTCAGGAACTAAGCAATCGGGTGGCAAACTGGCAATTTGAATTATGTATGCTTTATTTTCTAATAGCTTGTTAAATGACCCACCAAACTACAGATGTTTCGGTAACCTCGTCTTAAACCAGTATGACAAAAGACGGAGTGAATTAAGTAACTTGACAGTATGAATCTTTGAATTACATGATTCAATAAAAGTGGTACTCGGCAACTAATAAGAGCATATTCTAAACTATTGCCTCGGATTTTGGGATCCCCAATTTCGTTATACTTGGCCATTATGTAGTGTTAAATTTTCATGACAGCATAGTCTGAAGGTTGTCATACATTTCCGTTATGAAAGGCACAGGTTTGGATCTTCAACTACGGAGTACTTCTTTTCGGTTGATTATTATAAAACAGTTTGAAGAGGCCCAATTTTAAATTTTCATCCACAGTCGCGCAAATAATTTCATCTTCCATCTTGTGTTTGTTGTTTACAGgtaaaaaaaccataaaaagaCAAGATCGTAAAAAAGAAAGGCGCAACTGACCAATGAGGAATTTGATTTTTGGGTCTTTGATGCCTGAGCTAGTTGAGATCTTCCCTGCGCAGTTGCAGCATGAGCATTTTCAACATTGGAGCCGATATCATCTGTGCGCGAAAAAATCAGAAAATTAGGATATTGGCATCCGCAGTGTCCCTTCTCAAGAGGGAagcaattaaattaaaaaaactTACCAATCACAACTCCTTGGTCATGGACTAGCACCGCAAGGTCTTTGAAGATCTCATTCACCTCACCAATTTGATTCTGGATTTCCTGTATTCCCTGCTCTCTTTCCTCGATTATAGTTTCGTTGAAAACTATCTCATTGTCCAATAGCAACACCTCTTGCCTGGTGGATTCACATAATAGATAATCAAGTATGTCAAAAGACAGATAAATATTGTTAGTTGATCTGTCCAAAGCACGGGCTCCAACCCTAATTGGAGCATTTGGTAAAAGATGTTATTTTTATTCTCACCTCCTCGCTTCTACAAGAACAGCTCGTTGCTCCTGTGAATTATCTGTAGTCGCATCAATCTCGCTAGCCGTGTAGCTATCAGAACACAAAATGAACAAAGGTGAGGGGGATAAAGGATGCACTAGTTGGAACAGATTATTGACTACGAAATATAAATTGGAAGAAAATACATATTCCTAAAGAAATCACACCAACAATACAACAAAGTATAAACAGAGAGATATAGAAAGAAACGGCTTCATAAAAACAGACTATATATGATTCCAGCTAATATCAAAATTGAAAGCATCACAGCAATAATACATGTTACTCGACTCATAATACCTAGCATACCCATGTCTGACACTCACAGTTGAACATGGGTATGACAGATATTTCTTTTTAAACCTAACTTACATAGCACGTTGATTTTGCATAAGATAGCGGAATCCGACACAAGCGCACACACACCCATGTCAAATACTTCTAAGCAAGTGTGACTAACATTATCAATACAATAAACAGCTTGCAGAAAAATCCACCAACTCCAAAGAAGACACGCCAAGCAAATGGGATTAGCAAGAATTCTAGTCTCGCAATTGACTAATTACAGCAGGCAAGCAAGAAAATTTGATTTCATGATGAGCCAACTAGCCACTAAATCCTAAATAGACTAATCACTAATGAACTTAATTCAGCGTGCACGCAATAAATGTATTTGCGAGCAATTACACATTCAATTGCAGAAGCCAGAACCCATTAATCACCTTGAAGGTAGAACAGCCTGAGGAACAAAAGGAGGATATGTGGTTTCCCGCTCAGCTGCCAGTCGTTGAGCCTTCTGGAATTCCTTCAAAACTGCCTGGTAATCTTTTGTAAGTTTGGCATCAGCAATTTTCCTGCTGGCCTGTAATGCATGAAAATAACAAATATAAAATAGCCTTCCGACACAAATATTAAAGCACATAACCGCCTCCATCACAAAAGGCTTCATAAATAGAACGGTATCACATGTGAGATACGGATACTATGATATTAAAGCACATGACCACCTCCATCGTAACTGACATCCATTGATCATATGACTCCAAATAAAAGACTTACGCTGACATTAGCATTGTGATCTGTTTCACTTGCTTGCTTGAGCTTGGCTGAAGTATCCTTCACCAGTTGCCCAATGTATAGCCGTGTCTTGTGGCTGTTCATAAAAGGTATGTTCAGTGAAAAACATTGAAACTGAAATCACACTGCAAACACGGTCATGGATGGCTTGCACATTAGCAAGTGAACTGCACGGTGAAAAACCGCTAGGGCCCATCGATCATGCTGATAAATTATTCCCATGAAGAAATAGGAACTAATAGAGACCAGTACCAAGAGACTTCACTAGAAGCTGTTATACATATACAGGAACCCTATTCAAAAAAGTTATGCCAGTTTTATCGATCAGAATCATGCACTTTGTGCAGATGTCCTAAATCATAACAGCCTCCAACCCGAAATTTGCCCCTTTCAAACATATCAAATACCTCTAACAGGACAAACTCCAAAGGTCATATTTTCACCCAATGTTCCTCAGGCTCGTTTAGAAGTATCCGGCATGGGTGCGTGTCCAAGTGTCGAATTCGGccatttttatgaaaaaaatGCATTTTTTGGCTTAAAATGAGGTGTCAAAGTGTCATACTCTTGTCCGAGTGTCGAGTGTCAGAAACAGTACGTGGGGAAATCAgaagagtcggagtaacatagttTTCACCAACAAATGGCTTAAATGCTTGCAACTTGCAAGTCTAatcaacagaaaaaaaaaaaaaaaagattaagcACTTGTTTGTCGTCCAACTATACAAAACAAGCCTGGTTTACCAACATGTTCCAAATATAAGAGATACCTAAACCAGCAGCGAGTTAAACTAACCAACTTATCGACAAGTTATGTCACTCCAACTCTCCATATAATTTTGCTTACTTGTGCGAAAATTGACAATCTAACATGTTAATGGCAATTAAACTTCATTTTAAGCCAAAATAAGGGAAATTTTCATAAAATTTCAACTTTCCAAATCTAACACCTAGACACGCACCCATGTCGAAACTTCTTAATTGGCTTTGTATTACATAGAAGAGAGGAGAAATCTCTTCCGATAATGCTAGAAGCCTAAGGAGGCTCAAACTAGACACTGAACAATGGGCACCAGAGAAACCATCCGCAAAAACAAAAAGCATAATGGAATAAGATCAAATGGAAACAGAGTGACACCAGTTGCGTCATCAAGCAAAAATCATAGTCATTCAACCATATGTTCCATAAAAGAGGGTGAAGCTATATTTCACATGTCATTGTAAACAAAGATGGTCATGAAATGCATCAAACATAAAACAAGAAGTAACCACACGATGAAAAAACTAACTTCAAGTTTCAACAAGCCACCTCATCCAAAATATGAAAAACATCAACTCCATGCTTCCACGGACGGACATcgccaagttaaacatacaacaaTTACAACGCCCTCTCTAACTCTCGACTATGAAGCAATATACAAATTCAACACCGTGTTTTCTTGCTTCTCCTTTCTTAGATTTTACTTTAACCATGCTTGAGTGGTTACATACTTACATTATTGAGACACTACAAAGCATTTATGCCTTGTTTCGATACCAAaataggagggaaagggagggagaaCAGAGGAGGTGATTTTCCCTCCAACTCTTTCCACTGTTAGAGAGGAAATAATTTGACTTGGAGGACGGAAATGGAGGAATCCATTTTCCCTCCACCTTCATTTTGCTAATTAAACAAAGGATTTCTCGTCCCTCTTaatcccttctctccctttccctccatTTCCCCCAATCCAAACGCGCCATAAAAGCACAGCACTAACAAGCAAGCCTAATGCTGAACAAATTCCACCCAAGTTGCAGAAAATCCCCCATAACCTCACCGAATTCGCTACTCACACCCACCAAATCACTCAATTATACGCTATAAACCCAGCAATTACACCCAATTTGCAACCAAAACAATTCGAGGATAAACGACAAATCATTAACCATATTAACTACATTAACACAAAACGCAACAATTCAACAAATGCACAATATCCATATTAAAAAGAATCAAAAACATTATATCTAGTACAGCTTTGCATCCGTTTCACGCTTACaaccgtcttaaataagaatttgcacATTATAAATAAAGAAAAACTTAAACACATACAGCTTTTCACGAAGTTGAGGGGTATCTTTGGGAGTTCCAAGAGTATTAACAAGGCGTTGAAAAGTGGAAACAGCAGTATTAATCTGGAATATTCCAGAAGCTACTGCCTGTGACGGGTCCTGTTTGGTATTCAGCAAATTATTTCTCAAAGCAAGCGGTGTGCGAACGCCTGCTTCAAGATCTTGAAAACTCATATTTGATCAAAAAAACAACTATTTAAAAATGTTGGAAATTTCCTAGAATTCTCAAAACCCAATTGAGAATCCTAGAAATATGGTTAAAGATTGAAACTTTGAGGGTTTTGGAATCTGGGAATTGTTGGAAGGTGGCAGAATTCTGGGAATTTTTTAGGGAAAATGGGAAAATAATTTGGTGTGATTTGTAGGGGGAAAATAATTGGGGGAAATTGAGTATTAATATgaaggaaaatgaaagggcgccaccgggtgacacccaatttgggcgccaccctctcacatggggtgagtggggaccccttcaataaacaattgttgtgagagggtgacacccaatttgggcgtcacccggtggcgccctatcaCTATCCATGAATATATGCGAGTTTGTTTATGATAATCGAGGAATTAAATTTTGAGCAAGTCGGACTATTGCGAGGCAAGTTTGTACTCGTATTATTGGGAGTAACTATTAAGGGAGTaatcccccttaaactaaaagaataagaaatcttCAATATTTTCCTGCCTAAATGAAAACTACTCTATAATTGGGCTTAAATTATGTCATATCTACAATTGGGCCTAACTGTTTAGTTTAGTAAATTTATAATTATAACCTATTTTTTTCCTTATACTTTAACTTATTATCTATCTTTGCTTAATACTATGTGAAACCTTTAAATTTcggttaatttttttatttaacaTATATACATAAGTATATACTCCATATTATAACATATATCTTATCTGATTGTATTATTAAAGACATTAATTAACAGTTATATTACGCTTTTGGTGGATATAAATTCATATAAtgctataataataatatttttttaaacAAAGTTAACAAAGTTGTTTCAAGAAACCAGAAATCTTATACGGATTAGAAGTGTTGAACCATTTCTTTATACCTCTTAATACAAAAGATCACTAATAGTAAATTGTATAATAAAATATCAAATGGAGTTAAATAATAttagtataattattattttttctaATATACCTATCTACAAAACCGCGCattcgcgcgggatctatactagtagaGTTTAAATGAACTAGAAAATGGATGAAAGTGATGGaggttggagatagaaatggagG is a window encoding:
- the LOC141633406 gene encoding protein LATERAL BRANCHING OXIDOREDUCTASE 1-like, translated to MTTNTPVKEDVKSELAQEIAKKGDEIPERFILKYPEIITPAIDAQSNLWENDLLIDYSLLSSGHQTELLKFSSALKEWGCFQVINHGMTNLYLDDLLKITKQFFSLPLEEKLKSSTADDVFNGYRIMVPCPVPKDQRKLQLWPENPLGIREILHDFSVRQKMMLDGFLKAMAQSLDLEENSFSKQHGDKGAIISTRLGLYPRCPSPDRVYGMHPHSDNCTLTLILQDNDVPEGLHIQKDDQWFNVAVIPGALFVFNGDFGEVMSNGIFKSPMHRVVTNSEKDRVSLASFCTPDPENEVEPIPQLVTTNQPKMYKKTYKKVFIESYPDDKRALDALTI
- the LOC141634292 gene encoding protein LATERAL BRANCHING OXIDOREDUCTASE 1-like, translated to MTTNTLVKEDVGSKLAQEIAKKGDEIPERFILKYPEIIIPAIDAPSNLWENDLLIDYSLLSSSHRTELLKFSSALKEWGCFQVINHGMTNLYLDDLVKITKQFFSLPLEEKLKSSTAGDFFNGYGLAGATPGTKSLNWSDRMFLTVYPEDQRKLQLWPENPLGIREILHDFSVRQKMMLDGFLKAMAQSLDLEENNFSEQHGDQGAIISTRLGLYPRCPCPDRVYGIHPHSDRSTLTIILQDNDMPEGLHIQKDDQWFKVPVIPGAFFVNIGDFAEVMSNGIFKSAVHRVVTNSEKERVSLAAFCSPDPENQAEPIPQLVTTNQPKMHKKTYKQLFVEPYPHGKRAIDALRI
- the LOC141593746 gene encoding syntaxin-22-like, producing the protein MSFQDLEAGVRTPLALRNNLLNTKQDPSQAVASGIFQINTAVSTFQRLVNTLGTPKDTPQLREKLHKTRLYIGQLVKDTSAKLKQASETDHNANVSASRKIADAKLTKDYQAVLKEFQKAQRLAAERETTYPPFVPQAVLPSSYTASEIDATTDNSQEQRAVLVEARRQEVLLLDNEIVFNETIIEEREQGIQEIQNQIGEVNEIFKDLAVLVHDQGVVIDDIGSNVENAHAATAQGRSQLAQASKTQKSNSSLTCLLLVIFGIILLIVLIIIVA